AGTATCTTATTTACATCTATGTGCTTATTATCAGCCGTTCCATTATCgttcttttcttttaagATTAATCTAACTCAATTTCttacaatatatttttctgcATTCTAcattttattagataaacCAGTTGGGATACTTGCTACTGgcattttaatattagcAAATACAATCATTATGAAACATAGTGAgctaattaatattaaaattaatttaataattttcgGATTATCTTGGATCTTCCAATTTATTGGTCCTGGCATCTTCGAGAAAAGAAAACCTGCCTTGGTAGACAATGTAATCCAAAGCTTAGTCATGGCCCCCTACTTTATTCTGTTTGAAgcaatttttatttgtggCGGTTACCAGTCTCTAAGAAGACAACTCCCTCaagatattgaagaaatggAAAAAGAAGCAAAGCTAAATGCACTTATCCACTGCTAACCTAATCCGTCAGGATTATATTTTTGCTTACCAGTTGCTATTAAATTCCTCTTTTAACAAATActaacaatttttattacataTCCCCCAGCTGTTGCATACAATTTCAAAGATTACTCTGatacaaaaagaaaaatacattCCAGAACACCTAATTAAGATACCTGAAAGGTCTAAGCCATCGCTATCTTTTTCCTTTCTTCGGAGTTTTTTCTTCTAGTTAATAAATGCTTGCCTCAAAGAAAACTAAGCAAACCATAGGAAACACATTATATTCCAAACACTATCTAAGAATTATGTAATTGTGCTACGTGATGATTGCATTTTTGGGATCATTCTCCTATTTCTACTAGTATGGAGTATGAAGTGTAATATTACCTAGAATTACTTGTGACGTTTTCATTAGAACACGTGTCAATAACCTTTGGAATATCATGTGCGACgaaaagttttttttattttttaccCGGCAAGATGCTGAAATGGcgaaatattattatcagttCTACCAGTTTTGTACGAACTTTGGACCAAAAGGGGCTACCCAAGTGTCGGCAAAAGCAATAGTTATTGAAGCTCGAAGACAAGGTTGAGTTACAGTAACATAATGATACCAGAAGTCTACACTGTAGTACTAGTCAATCCGTGAAAATACCTATTTTGGTTTAATTCTGTCAGTTAGTATTTGTTCATCTATTTTTTGCTGAATCCTATTCCgttctaaatatttatcttcACACCTAGATATATCAATTTGGCGTTATTGAGATCTTATCTGTACAGCGCTTTCTATTCAGGAAGAAACATCGAATTATAAGGGATTGAATTTccatttgatttttttgtttttattttttttttctatctAGAGAAAAACATTACGAACTGAAACCTGTATAGCTTGCTATCTCTATTAAGgtatttggaaaaaaaaagtacaTCACACCTTTTAATATCAAGAGGTACCTCTTTtctattctattttattttcttttgacatttttcatttttcattttttccatttaataattctatcaGAATTCTAACTAACAATTATTGACATTAGGCGCGGctcttcaatattattatttcgATAGGactttaatatatttacattttttttgtgaAGACCTACATTCCATTTATTCTGCACtgtatatttcttttttttaattcttctatCAAGTTTTATCCCTCATTATTACTGAACATTACTGAATATCaattagatttaatttttttatttattgaaaatatcaaaCCTCCAAGTGCACCAAGATTTTAGGGACAAACAATTAATTATCgtttaaacaaaatatacaaattgAGCTAATTCCTTTTGatcattttatattttcattgcATATTCCAGATAATAGAAATACAATTCCTTTTATAATACCAACCATTTCTACTCTACATCTTTACTGCAATAccaaaaaacaaaaattatgaCAATATTTCTTGGTATATATAAAGCAGTTTATGCTTATGAACCACAAACCCCTGAAGAATTAGCTATAGAAGAAGACGATTTGCTATACTTACTGGAGAAATCTGACGTCGATGATTGGTGGAcagttaaaaaaagagtATTAGGCACAGATGCAGATGAACCAACAGGGCTAGTTCCATCAAATTATGTTGAGGAAGCACCTATTATTTCTCAAGTAAAAGCAATTTATAACTATGATGAAGCACAAAATccagatgaagaattattatttaatgaaaatgaaatattcgATGTATTTGATGATAGAGACCAAGATTGGCTTTTGGTAAAATCTCGTTCGGCGAACCAAGTTGGTTTTGTTCCTGGAAATTACGTCGAGCCCATATCAGGTGGTGCTGTACCAGCAGCTCCAACAGCTGCACCAATTTTACCAGCTGCTGTACCACCCCCACAAGACAAAAATGAAAGATCATCATTTCCATCATCCGAGCAACGTAATGGAAGAGATACTACTCAAAAAGATATTCCTCCAGCAAAACCTACAAGGCCAAATCAACAACAATctcaattagaaaatgataatgcTCCAATACCTACCCCTATCTATGGACGTGATATAGCTGATAATGAAGGTCCACCTCCACCTACAAAACCTGCAAGACCTACCTCGACGATGGAACCAAACTATCCTGATAGATCTAATAGCCCAAGAGACAGCGCAAGAGATAATACAAGGGATAAAGCCCGTAGTAGAACATCTTATCATGAAAATTCGCAACCACCAAAACAGCCTAATCGTCCTCGTGATACTGATTCTTCTCGTCCTAGACAAAACACCTCGTCAAAACGTGATGGCCCACTTTTTGATAGTGATTATCATACTTGGAATGTTGCTGAAGTTGATGGCCATAAGAAAACTAAAGCAAAATTATCGGTTGGCAGTAACAAGATTTTCTTCACTCCACAAAGGGGAAATGAGCAGGAATGGAccattgataaattaatatcttatgataatgaaaagaaaCACATGTTTTTGGAATTTGTGGATCCATATAAAAGCCTGGAAATTCATACTGGTACAACAGCAGTTTGCGATGAAATCAAAAGTATATTAGGAGAATATAAAGGTGCTTCACGTGATCGTGGATTGCGAGAAGTTCAACAGGCCTCtcaaacaaaaagaaaagcaCAGATATCCTACGACTTTTTGGCAGAATCACATGATGAATTGACTGTTCATGCAGGCGATGCAGTTTATGTTATTGATGATCAAAAATCTTCTGAATGGTGGATGGTTGAGTTAATTAGTACAGGTAAAAAAGGTGTCGTCCCTGCAGATTTTGTGGAACCTTTTAGGGAAAAATCTGGCCATACGGGTGGGAAACTTTTCAAATcgttaaagaaaattggaAGATCgaaatcattttcatctaaATCTAAAGACAAATCTCCCCCAGCAAATGAAGGTAGTGGCAGCAAGTCTGGGTCTTCTTATAATACTGCAAACATGTCTGGTAGCTGGAAAGATGATGCTCAACAAAATGCCGTTGGCTCATCATCCGAGtcaagaaaaagaagatcATCTATGAGCCATAAGAAAGACTTCCCAGACCCTAAGAAATCTCGTATATGGGCTGATAAAACCGGGACTTTTAAAGTTGAGGCCCAATTCATTGGTTGTAAGGATGGAAAAATCCATTTACATAAGGCTAACGGTGTAAAAATCGCTGTACCAGCTGGTAAATTGTCAACAGAAGATATTGTGTATGTTGAAAGATTAACAGGGTTTAGTTTGAACAAATATAAAGACCAACCTAGATCTAACCAGGAAAGCTCTAGGGATGATGGACCTGAAAGAAGAATGAGAGAAAGAgaacaagaagaaaaagaatacGATAGAAAACTAAGAAATAGAGAATTAAGTGAATTGAGAAGAGCTAGAGAAGCTTTGGATCAAGAAAGGGAACGGTTAGAAAACCAACCGCCAGCTAAGCCATTGAGACCACAACAAGATGATAGACACAATGCCGACCGTTCTTACCCGAGCAATAACAGAAAGAGTAATTATGATTGGtttgaattctttttaaattgtGGTGTAGATGTTAGTAACTGTCAACGTTATACCACTAATTTtgacaaagaaaaaattacagAGGATATGATGGAAGatatcaataattctaTGCTAAGAACATTAGGGCTACGTGAAGGGGATATTGTAAGAGTTATGAAATTCTTGGACAATAAATTTAACAGAAATGTTTCTCCACAACCAGCACCGGCAGATAATGCACCAGCTAATAACACTGGTATGTTTACTGAAGCAGATGGTTCCTTAAAGGTTAATAATAACCAATCGACTCCACAAGTTGCTCAACAGTTGCTTCCTCAGTCACAGCCACAACCACAACCTCCAATTCAAGCACAACAACCTGCCCCATCACCAGAACCAGCTGCGGCTCCTGCACCAGCACCAGCAGTTGTAACAACAGATGATGATGCTTGGACAACTAAACCAGCTGCGAAGTCAGAACATGTCGCCAACCAATCAGACTTTACAGGCTCTATGCAAGATTTATTGGATTTACAACCTTTAGAACCATCTAAAAAACCTGCTACAATTACTTCctctaataatactacaCCAGAACCTAACTTGAAACTTTTACAACCCGTTAAAACTGCAACGGTAGCTAAAGAAGAACCTAATGTTGCTACTACTACCACTGCCACCGCTGCTGCCACTGCTACTGAATCTTCTATTCCATCCAATTTAGTACCGTTAGATCCATTCAAAACTGGTGGCAATAATTATCTACCATCAAATACGACATTCGTTTTGATGCCATTTACAACTGGTAGTGCAATGCCTGCTCAAATCACAGGCGGTGTGATACCTCAAACTACATTTGGTATGCAACTAACTGGGGGTGTTATGCCAACCCAAAGAACAGGTGGACTGATTCCAATTGCAACAACCGGTGGTGCAATGCCTCAAACAACGTTTGGCACCCAAGTTACTACCAGTGCTTTGCCATTACAAACAACTGGTGGTCTGCTACCTATTTCAACTACTGGGGGGCTTATGCCACAAACTACCTTTGGAGCTATCCCTCAAACGTCATTCACTGCAAAACCAGCTTCTACCATTTTACCAACCCAAACTACAGGAGGCTTCATTTCTGCTAGTCTAACGGGTGGTGCAAATATTCCATCGACATCATTTAATGCACCACCTGCAGTTGCCACTGTTTTACCAGTGCAAAAAACTGCTAACGGTTTAATTCCTGCTAATCCACTAGGAATGCCATCTCAGTTAACTGGGGGACTTAATCCTCAAACTAGTTTTGGTGCCCAGTTAACAGGAGGGGCAATGATGCCTGCTACTTCATTTGCTACTCAAATGACCGGTGGGGCCATGCTACCCGCAACTTCCTTTACTAGTCAAATGACAGGGGGTGCAATGATGCCACAAACATCGTTCAACAACCAATTTTCTAGTAGTATAGCTCCAATTCAGAATAATATGATGAATCCTATGAACAAACCTGCAACTTCATTCGGTACCCAATTTACAGGGGGTGCAATGCCCAtgcaaaataatatgatgAATCCTATCACTCAACCTCAAACATCTTTTGGAATGCAACCTTCTGTTAATGGCTTTCAACCAAAATCACAATTCGGTGTGAACTTACAGAGAACGGGAGGTGCCATGAATCAATTAACTGGTAGTGCTATGGGTAATATTACACAAGGCTTACAAAATACCTCAATATCCCAACCTCTTCAAACACAGCCCACTGGTATGGGCTTTGGTAATGCTCCTACtcagcaacaacaacaaaataCGGCTAATGTGTTCAATGCTTCCGTGAGCAATCCTTTTGGATTGTAATGAGTTGTAAGTGTTTATAATTTCGGGTTTAtcataattgttttttacTTCATATATAATATCAGCCTTGTAAGATACTTTTCTATAATTATgtgtatttatattttcaaaataattgatttatagtcgctttattattttattagcCGTGCCGTCTACACAATAGATGGAGGCATTTAGTAAACTCATATACAATAGAAACAAATTTCATgctatattataatattacattg
This DNA window, taken from Henningerozyma blattae CBS 6284 chromosome 3, complete genome, encodes the following:
- the MPO1 gene encoding 2-hydroxy-palmitic acid dioxygenase MPO1 (similar to Saccharomyces cerevisiae YGL010W; ancestral locus Anc_4.109), encoding MGYKPYDLRSELRFYKWYHHNPVNAIIHSIFVPSILFTSMCLLSAVPLSFFSFKINLTQFLTIYFSAFYILLDKPVGILATGILILANTIIMKHSELINIKINLIIFGLSWIFQFIGPGIFEKRKPALVDNVIQSLVMAPYFILFEAIFICGGYQSLRRQLPQDIEEMEKEAKLNALIHC
- the SLA1 gene encoding cytoskeletal protein-binding protein SLA1 (similar to Saccharomyces cerevisiae SLA1 (YBL007C); ancestral locus Anc_4.108) translates to MTIFLGIYKAVYAYEPQTPEELAIEEDDLLYLLEKSDVDDWWTVKKRVLGTDADEPTGLVPSNYVEEAPIISQVKAIYNYDEAQNPDEELLFNENEIFDVFDDRDQDWLLVKSRSANQVGFVPGNYVEPISGGAVPAAPTAAPILPAAVPPPQDKNERSSFPSSEQRNGRDTTQKDIPPAKPTRPNQQQSQLENDNAPIPTPIYGRDIADNEGPPPPTKPARPTSTMEPNYPDRSNSPRDSARDNTRDKARSRTSYHENSQPPKQPNRPRDTDSSRPRQNTSSKRDGPLFDSDYHTWNVAEVDGHKKTKAKLSVGSNKIFFTPQRGNEQEWTIDKLISYDNEKKHMFLEFVDPYKSLEIHTGTTAVCDEIKSILGEYKGASRDRGLREVQQASQTKRKAQISYDFLAESHDELTVHAGDAVYVIDDQKSSEWWMVELISTGKKGVVPADFVEPFREKSGHTGGKLFKSLKKIGRSKSFSSKSKDKSPPANEGSGSKSGSSYNTANMSGSWKDDAQQNAVGSSSESRKRRSSMSHKKDFPDPKKSRIWADKTGTFKVEAQFIGCKDGKIHLHKANGVKIAVPAGKLSTEDIVYVERLTGFSLNKYKDQPRSNQESSRDDGPERRMREREQEEKEYDRKLRNRELSELRRAREALDQERERLENQPPAKPLRPQQDDRHNADRSYPSNNRKSNYDWFEFFLNCGVDVSNCQRYTTNFDKEKITEDMMEDINNSMLRTLGLREGDIVRVMKFLDNKFNRNVSPQPAPADNAPANNTGMFTEADGSLKVNNNQSTPQVAQQLLPQSQPQPQPPIQAQQPAPSPEPAAAPAPAPAVVTTDDDAWTTKPAAKSEHVANQSDFTGSMQDLLDLQPLEPSKKPATITSSNNTTPEPNLKLLQPVKTATVAKEEPNVATTTTATAAATATESSIPSNLVPLDPFKTGGNNYLPSNTTFVLMPFTTGSAMPAQITGGVIPQTTFGMQLTGGVMPTQRTGGLIPIATTGGAMPQTTFGTQVTTSALPLQTTGGLLPISTTGGLMPQTTFGAIPQTSFTAKPASTILPTQTTGGFISASLTGGANIPSTSFNAPPAVATVLPVQKTANGLIPANPLGMPSQLTGGLNPQTSFGAQLTGGAMMPATSFATQMTGGAMLPATSFTSQMTGGAMMPQTSFNNQFSSSIAPIQNNMMNPMNKPATSFGTQFTGGAMPMQNNMMNPITQPQTSFGMQPSVNGFQPKSQFGVNLQRTGGAMNQLTGSAMGNITQGLQNTSISQPLQTQPTGMGFGNAPTQQQQQNTANVFNASVSNPFGL